The following are encoded in a window of Hypomesus transpacificus isolate Combined female unplaced genomic scaffold, fHypTra1 scaffold_31, whole genome shotgun sequence genomic DNA:
- the polr3d gene encoding DNA-directed RNA polymerase III subunit RPC4: MAEPGPSDAPRTPTPGGSGRGMLMGRRLPATISPGRLPSMRSRDLTLGGVKKKTFTPNIIGRKAKDEQKVEGGQARGRRDAERGGRGQRDGRGRGRGRPEVIQSHSIFEQGPADMMTKKRGGWEGQAEAPIVGPSPIINIKKEKRETEEETKEILRSLERDNFLDDPYLKSEERSCPVQLPLAVSGWGFKEEFGEPVEKDNKVEKSEEDSEAMEDTAEVKVKQEPEEVLEVKAESMFKRPQMPDPEVLQDLLQSCTLSKDEKLFFMQLPDSLPGQPPTKEARPVKTEVQSEDGQSMLLKTESPEEQAEENTCSLSDLQEGLVGKMLVRKSGRVQLILGHVTLDVALGTPCAFLQELVSVGTGDGRTGDMSVLGHIKHKMVCSPDFEALLES, from the exons ATGGCAGAACCTGGCCCCAGCGACGCCCCACGCACCCCAACCCCAGGTGGGAGTGGAAGGGGTATGCTGATGGGGCGCAGGCTACCAGCAACCATCTCCCCCGGTCGCCTGCCCTCCATGCGCTCCAGGGACCTTACATTGGGAGGGGTGAAGAAG AAAACCTTCACTCCCAACATAATAGGCAGAAAAGCAAAAGATGA gcagaAGGTTGAGGGTGGACAGGCCAGGGGCAGGAGGGACGCAGAACGAGGCGGCCGTGGTCAGAGGGACGGGCGAGGCAGGGGCCGGGGTCGTCCTGAGGTCATCCAGTCCCACTCCATCTTCGAGCAGGGTCCAGCGGACATGATGACTAaaaagaggg GTGGCTGGGAAGGACAGGCAGAAGCCCCTATTGTGGGGCCGTCGCCCATAATCAACATcaaaaaggagaaaagagagacggaggaggagaccaAAGAGATCTTGCGCTCGCTGGAACGAGACAAT TTTTTGGATGACCCGTACCTgaagagtgaggagaggagctgcCCGGTCCAGCTGCCCTTGGCCGTGTCAGGCTGGGGGTTCAAGGAGGAGTTTGGTGAACCTGTTGAAAAAGACAACAAGGTGGAGAAGTCTGAGGAGGACAGTGAGGCGATGGAGGACACTGCTGAAGTTAAAG tgaaACAAGAACCGGAGGAGGTGTTGGAGGTGAAGGCGGAGTCCATGTTCAAACGTCCTCAGATGCCGGACCCTGAGGTCCTGCAGGACCTTCTGCAGAGCTGCACCCTGAGCAAAGACGAGAAGCTGTTCTTCATGCAGCTTCCTGATTCGTTACCAGGGCAGCCTCCCACCAAGGAGGCGAGGCCAGTGAAGACAGAGGTGCAGTCGGAGGACGGACAATCCATGCTGCTAAAAACGGAATCTCCG GAGGAGCAAGCGGAGGAAAACACTTGCAGTCTGAGTGACTTGCAGGAGGGCCTGGTGGGGAAGATGCTGGTGAGGAAATCGGGTCGTGTGCAGCTCATCTTGGGACATGTCACGCTCGACGTGGCACTGGGGACGCCATGCGCTTTTCTTCAG GAGCTTGTGTCGGTTGGAACGGGAGATGGTCGGACGGGCGACATGTCTGTCCTGGGCCACATCAAACACAAAATGGTCTGCTCACCTGACTTTGAAGCCCTACTGGAGAGCTGA
- the LOC124464113 gene encoding glycerol-3-phosphate acyltransferase 4 has product MFFFPFDNLLCILLGISFTVWFTLLLVFIIVPAIFGVSFGIRRLYMKTLLKIFEWATLRIERGAKENNHLIYKPYSNAIIAKEPTSLEEEIKEIRRSGSNRDLDSASEFEMSDIFYFCRRGVESIMDDEVIKRFSAEELESWNLLTRSNNNFQHISLRLTVIWGLGVLIRYGFLLPLRVTLAFTGVGLLVVLTSIIGFLPNGRMKNLLSEKVHLMCYRICVRALTAIITYHDSENKPKNGGICVANHTSPIDVIILASDGCYAMVGQIHGGLMGVIQKSMVKACPHIWFERSEVKDRHLVAKRLSDHVEDKTKLPILIFPEGTCINNTSVMMFKKGSFEIGSTVYPVAIKYDPRFGDAFWNSSKFGMVSYLLRMMSSWAIVCSVWYLPPMSKEEGEDAVQFANRVKSAIARQGGLVDLLWDGGLKRGKVKDTFKEEQQKLYSKMLVGTQEDRSRS; this is encoded by the exons ATGTTCTTTTTCCCCTTTGACAACCTCCTCTGCATCCTCCTGGGAATCTCTTTCACGGTATGGTTCACCCTGCTACTGGTCTTCATCATCGTGCCCGCCATCTTTGGGGTGTCCTTTGGTATTCGCCGGCTCTACATGAAAACTCTGCTGAAGATCTTTGAG TGGGCTACGctgaggatagagagaggagcaaAAGAAAATAATCATCTCATATACAAGCCCTACTCTAATG CCATCATTGCCAAGGAGCCTACCTCCCTGGAAGAGGAGATCAAAGAGATACGACGCAGCGGCAGCAACCGTGACCTGGACTCGGCTTCTGAGTTCGAGATGTCCGACATCTTTTACTTCTGCCGGCGGGGCGTGGAGAGCATCATGGACGACGAGGTGATCAAGCGCTTCTCCGCCGAGGAGCTGGAGTCCTGGAACCTGCTCACGCGCAGCAACAACAACTTCCAGCACATCAGCCTGAGGCTGACCGTCATATGGGGGCTGGGCGTGCTCATACGCTACGGCTTCCTGCTGCCACTCAG GGTAACGCTGGCCTTCACTGGGGTGGGCCTTCTAGTGGTGCTGACCTCCATCATCGGGTTTCTTCCCAACGGAAG gATGAAGAACCTTCTGAGCGAGAAGGTTCATCTGATGTGCTACAGGATCTGCGTACGGGCACTCACCGCCATCATCACCTATCACGACAG tGAGAACAAGCCCAAGAATGGAGGGATCTGTGTGGCCAACCACACCTCCCCCATCGATGTCATCATCCTGGCCAGTGATGGCTGCTATGCAATG GTTGGTCAAATACATGGCGGTTTGATGGGAGTTATTCAGAAGTCCATGGTGAAGGCCTGCCCTCACATCTGGTTTGAACGCTCTGAAGTAAAAGACCGACACCTGGTGGCTAAAAG ATTGAGCGATCACGTCGAAGACAAGACCAAGCTTCCTATTTTAATATTCCCCGAGG GTACCTGCATCAACAACACGTCAGTCATGATGTTTAAAAAAGGCAGCTTTGAAATTGGATCCACAGTCTACCCTGTCGCAAtcaag TACGATCCCCGCTTTGGAGACGCCTTCTGGAACAGCAGCAAGTTCGGGATGGTCAGCTACCTGCTGAGGATGATGAGCAGCTGGGCCATTGTGTGCAGCGTGTGGTACCTGCCCCCCATGAGCAAGGAG gagggagaggacgcGGTGCAGTTCGCCAACCGCGTGAAGTCGGCTATCGCCAGGCAGGGAGGTCTGGTCGACCTGCTATG ggATGGAGGTTTGAAACGAGGAAAGGTAAAAGATACCTTTAAAGAGGAGCAGCAGAAGCTATACAGCAAAATGCTCGTAGGAACACAAGAGGACCGTAGTCGTTCTTGA